CCATGCCCTTTTGTTTTTTCAGCCAGGCAACGGTCTCTACGGGCGGTGCTTCGGTGGCCGGGTCTTTCAACCCTGCACCATGGGTAATGCTGTTACCAATAAAAACGATGTTAAAGTTTTTAGGCACGTCTGTTCTTTTTTGCGCCTGCGCAGTACCCGTACCCAGGGCAAATGCTAGTGCCAGCCCGAGCGTGGCAGATAATTTTAAGTTCATAATGTTTGATGATTCGGTTAGATGACGTTTATAATTTGGTAGTGTTTGCCGTTCATATCAAAGCTGTCGCCTTTTTGCTTGCCCATTAGTTTTGTGCCGATGGGCGATGCCGGCGATACCGCAAAATAATCTTTCCCCTCAAACTTAATCACCCCTGCGCTGATAGACAAATAGAAGTTGCCCTTATCTGTACTGATTACGCTTCCGGCTTGAACCTTTTCGGCCTCGCCATTGGTGCTGATGCCTTGCAGCGCAACCAGCAATTTATTGGCCTCGTTCAGTTGGGCCATCGCTCGGTTTTTTTCCTGCTGCATCATCTCGCGGGCGGTCTCATACTTGTCTCCCGCACTGCTCTTGGTTTCCTGCTCGGCACCATCCTCTGCTGATTTGAGCGCTTGCCGCCCTGTTTCCATGCGCTGCTCCACAATGTCAAGACAAAGCCGGTGAAGGTTGGTTTTTAAATTAGACATGGGGGTGAAGATAGTAATTAGGTTTTGAAGTGAATCATGACGGAGTAATCAGGAGGCAGAAAGGATATACCTGTAGAGCCACATATTTGTGGCTCCTGGTGACAAGATTTTGCATGTTGGAGCCACAAATATGTGGCTCTGCGAACAGCCGTTCTAAAAATTTCGGTTCAAAATCCTACCTTGAGCCCTGCTAAACACCAGGTATGAAGAAATTGCTTTTAACCGCTGCTGCCATGCTCAGCGCGGCTACGCTTTTTGCGCAAAATGATATTTATTATTCTTTCTCTTTTCCGCATCCTGAGCATCATGAGGCAGAGGTTGGTTTGCGGATAGGTGGTCTTGAAAGTGGCCCTTTGCGCGTGCGTATGAGTAGATCTAGCGCGGGCCGTTATGCTACGCATGAGTTTGGTAAAAACATTTATAATGTAAAAGCTTTTAGCGAAGCGGGTACTCCTATCACTGTTAAGCAGATAGAAGGCGATGTGTATGAGATTGCCAATCATGGCGCCAGTGTGAAAATAACGTATACCCTGTTTGCCAACTGGACCGATGGCACCTATGCCAGCATAGATGCCAGCCACGCACACCTGAATATGCCTGCAGCTGTTTTATGGGCAGAGGGGATGGACGAGCGCCCCGTCCACTTTCTGTTTAAAGACCTGGATAAAAACGGATGGCATGTATCAACCCAGTTAAAAGCTGAGGGTAACGACGCTTTCTATGCCCCCAACTTTCAGTATATGATGGACAGCCCGGCCGAGCTTTCTGCCTCGAAAGAAAGTAGCTGGGAGGTAAGCAATCCCGATGGTAAGAAGCAAGGCATCCACCTGAGCATCCACTCCGACGACGGGCAGCCTGTGATTGATAATTTTGCCAAAATGGTGCAGAAAATGGTGCTGGAAGAACAAGCCGTTTTTGGCGAATTGCCAGCCTATGATTTTGGCAACTATACCTTCCTTGATGATGTGTATCCCGCTAACGATGGCGACGGCATGGAGCACAGAAACTCTACCTGCATTGTACACATGCTTGATAAGGTAGAAGGCAACGAGCTGAAAATGATGAGCACTTTCTCGCACGAGTATTTCCACAGTTGG
This region of Mucilaginibacter yixingensis genomic DNA includes:
- a CDS encoding 3-oxoacyl-ACP synthase, translated to MSNLKTNLHRLCLDIVEQRMETGRQALKSAEDGAEQETKSSAGDKYETAREMMQQEKNRAMAQLNEANKLLVALQGISTNGEAEKVQAGSVISTDKGNFYLSISAGVIKFEGKDYFAVSPASPIGTKLMGKQKGDSFDMNGKHYQIINVI